The following proteins come from a genomic window of Candidatus Gracilibacteria bacterium:
- the priA gene encoding primosomal protein N' codes for MFADILLPIANQGAEKPLTYAVPEELKTEIQCGSTVTVPLRNRSATGIVVKIHNEKPSFAVKPILRAKQDEPLLNSWQIQLATWMANYYFSPLYQTLKIMLPPSVWNPKKKTPYTIYYERTDTPISLKLGQKQLELIKLFDQHPRLSREALQAFSSATLKSLEQKNLIQKSQGEIRYVDHAIPLSKNPILAKTLTPPQQYIVDEILKTNDEDAKKFLIHGITGSGKTEIYLTLAKAVVEQGKQALLLAPEIALTPQLIDYFSHTFRGRIAVLHSALGAGEREREWWRIRKGEADVVIGSRSSIFAPVSNPGLILIDEEHEWSYKQDRTPFYHARTVAFEISKLTGAKIVMGSATPSLETRYMAIDDKPREGMANFSFGRIFKEEDTRITHPSGRLPCAQGENLPTAFPSYYPIRYFPLKERIHGTLLPHVHIADMREELHKKNFSLFSDVLLEKLKATFDAKKQAILFLNRRGHASAVLCRECGFVMKCRSCDVALTHHQFKTGEKLVCHHCGLYEKVPVTCPQCQSVAIKFIGAGTERVEQELQKLFPTLRILRADRDTTGKKGSFKSMYYALKDKEADVLIGTQMVSKGLDLPDVALVGVMLADIGLHIPDFRASERIFQLLTQVAGRAGRKHDQGEVVIQTYNPEHMSLRFASTHDYDGFFDQEVTNRKSLKYPPFSRIIKLTFKDDDQKKCSTEAERVAKELQALDTQISPLENRHTISAAPAFLMKKFNRYRWHVYIQGPTPSTLLRAYLSQTRLKKDWTIDVDPGEMG; via the coding sequence ATGTTTGCAGACATTCTTCTTCCCATCGCCAATCAAGGAGCGGAAAAACCGCTGACATACGCCGTGCCCGAGGAACTTAAAACCGAAATTCAATGCGGAAGCACGGTAACGGTACCGTTGCGCAACCGCAGTGCCACCGGAATTGTGGTAAAAATTCACAACGAAAAACCAAGCTTTGCGGTCAAGCCCATTCTTCGCGCCAAACAAGACGAGCCCCTGCTCAATTCGTGGCAAATTCAACTCGCGACATGGATGGCAAATTATTATTTTTCGCCGCTGTATCAAACACTCAAAATCATGCTTCCCCCGTCGGTTTGGAATCCCAAAAAAAAGACACCGTACACGATTTATTATGAAAGGACTGACACACCAATTTCATTGAAATTAGGCCAAAAACAACTCGAACTGATCAAATTATTTGATCAACATCCGCGACTCAGTCGGGAAGCGCTTCAAGCGTTTTCATCGGCCACACTCAAAAGCCTGGAACAAAAAAATCTCATTCAAAAATCACAGGGCGAAATTCGTTATGTTGACCATGCGATTCCCCTTTCAAAAAATCCGATTCTCGCCAAGACGCTCACTCCCCCGCAACAATACATTGTGGATGAAATTTTAAAAACGAACGACGAAGACGCGAAAAAATTTCTCATTCACGGCATCACGGGCTCGGGCAAAACCGAAATCTATCTCACTCTGGCCAAAGCCGTGGTTGAACAAGGGAAACAAGCCCTTCTTCTTGCCCCGGAAATCGCACTCACTCCCCAACTCATCGATTATTTTTCACACACGTTTAGAGGAAGAATCGCGGTCCTGCACAGCGCACTCGGCGCCGGCGAACGCGAACGCGAATGGTGGCGCATCCGAAAAGGCGAAGCCGACGTGGTGATCGGATCCCGGTCCTCGATTTTCGCACCGGTCTCAAATCCGGGCTTGATTCTCATCGATGAAGAACACGAATGGAGCTACAAACAGGATCGCACCCCGTTTTATCATGCACGAACCGTGGCATTTGAAATCAGCAAACTCACCGGAGCCAAAATTGTGATGGGAAGCGCAACGCCAAGCTTGGAGACGAGGTATATGGCAATCGATGATAAACCAAGGGAAGGCATGGCGAATTTTTCTTTTGGGCGCATTTTCAAGGAAGAGGACACGAGGATCACGCATCCGAGTGGCCGACTCCCATGCGCCCAAGGGGAAAATTTGCCTACAGCCTTCCCGTCCTATTATCCAATCCGCTATTTCCCCCTCAAAGAACGCATCCACGGCACCCTCCTTCCGCACGTACACATCGCAGACATGCGCGAAGAACTTCACAAAAAAAACTTCAGCCTATTCAGCGACGTGCTTTTGGAAAAATTAAAAGCCACGTTTGACGCCAAAAAACAGGCCATTCTTTTCTTGAACCGGCGCGGGCACGCCTCAGCCGTGCTCTGTCGCGAATGCGGTTTTGTAATGAAATGCCGCTCCTGCGACGTAGCCCTCACCCACCATCAATTCAAAACCGGAGAAAAACTCGTGTGCCATCACTGCGGATTGTATGAAAAAGTCCCGGTCACCTGCCCTCAATGCCAAAGCGTGGCCATCAAATTCATTGGAGCGGGAACCGAACGCGTGGAACAGGAATTGCAAAAACTTTTCCCAACCCTGCGAATTTTGCGCGCGGATCGCGACACCACAGGTAAAAAAGGCAGTTTCAAATCCATGTATTACGCACTCAAAGACAAAGAAGCCGACGTCCTGATCGGCACGCAAATGGTGAGCAAAGGCCTAGACCTTCCGGATGTGGCTTTGGTGGGCGTGATGTTGGCCGATATTGGGTTGCACATCCCGGATTTCCGAGCCAGCGAACGCATTTTCCAACTCCTCACTCAGGTCGCGGGACGCGCGGGTCGCAAGCACGACCAAGGCGAAGTCGTGATCCAAACTTACAACCCCGAGCACATGAGCCTTCGCTTTGCTTCCACTCACGACTACGATGGATTTTTCGATCAAGAAGTCACGAACCGAAAATCATTAAAATATCCACCATTTAGCCGCATCATTAAGCTCACATTCAAAGATGATGATCAAAAAAAGTGTTCAACAGAAGCCGAACGCGTGGCCAAAGAATTGCAAGCCCTCGACACCCAAATTTCTCCTCTCGAAAACCGCCACACAATCTCCGCAGCCCCGGCTTTTCTCATGAAAAAATTCAACCGCTACCGCTGGCACGTTTATATCCAAGGCCCGACCCCCTCAACTCTCCTCCGCGCCTACCTCTCCCAAACCCGCCTCAAAAAAGACTGGACCATTGATGTGGATCCCGGGGAGATGGGGTAA
- a CDS encoding S-layer homology domain-containing protein: MLSSFSFALKRLGLVLALSLTGVLVLASQASAITYTTDIYTGTYKINAIDTDHFTLEFSPMTDRGMDEDENGVPDLVDNIADYAETSWTYLVDYSGLPSPLDDQVKVLLLLDDLNMYLIQDSLGTTSIMDDGTIYFAVDPSLSDALLKVTVAHEFMHVIQFSYEGYYAGYEQDVNFAEMTAVWTENYVYADVDDYLNYLPYYFDDPDYSVFTGVIPEGSLFEYALGVWPIFVSEYVGDYAILPEVVEAYFASDPDVWDCFEAFESTLANWGYDLPSVYQDFMVWNYMPNSYYSDGYYYPWLSAHASYTVDEYPLYSASVDSWDLPALYGANYLMFEVDSSMVGSDFSITFDKPVGVNWGVVMLPESADYYLTEEMYYTSLPAEEDLGTVVMPLHEGDVQMTVMLFPYFETPWTIETEDEAFSIGYEYYYSVNIGDYLTEDVPETWGEEDSWMGEDPVEPTDGEGDKTGDEPGENLPEEVTGETEMDALTVSELAITSQGDSSVSLSWTRVMDDRVSGYYINYGTESGVYDYWQFVSGGYITHYTMEDLLSGVTYYFTVTAYTEDLGESEPSNEVSATFEKLHYSDVVESHPNYYALKFLTYEGVLEGYPDGTFRPNAEINRAELLKVLVYSWYDGMPDKTLYKNCFNDVASEWFAPYVCYAKELGWVEGYADGGFHPDSTVTKGEALKMIMKYWEVELPAVADVSGLPYDDVYAAIWYAPYVEKAYELGILEETGGMFGGTELRTRAAVCEELFRLFVVGFMGAEQYNQASLDAFLEGWGEFFL, encoded by the coding sequence ATGCTTTCCTCTTTTTCTTTTGCCTTAAAAAGGCTGGGTTTGGTGTTGGCTCTTTCTCTGACAGGTGTTTTGGTGTTGGCTTCTCAAGCTTCGGCAATCACTTATACTACGGATATTTACACGGGCACTTATAAAATCAATGCGATTGATACGGATCATTTTACGTTGGAGTTCAGTCCCATGACGGATCGAGGGATGGATGAAGATGAAAACGGGGTGCCGGATCTTGTTGATAATATTGCGGATTATGCGGAAACCAGTTGGACGTATTTGGTGGATTATTCCGGGCTTCCTTCTCCTTTAGACGATCAAGTTAAGGTTTTGTTGCTTTTGGATGATTTGAATATGTATTTGATCCAGGATTCATTGGGAACCACCTCGATCATGGATGATGGGACGATTTATTTTGCCGTGGATCCATCGCTTTCCGATGCGTTGTTGAAAGTCACGGTGGCGCATGAGTTTATGCATGTGATTCAATTCAGTTATGAAGGGTATTATGCCGGGTATGAACAAGATGTGAATTTCGCGGAAATGACGGCGGTGTGGACGGAAAATTATGTGTATGCCGATGTGGACGATTATCTCAATTATTTGCCTTATTATTTTGACGATCCGGATTATTCGGTGTTCACCGGCGTGATTCCGGAGGGAAGTTTGTTTGAATACGCGTTGGGTGTGTGGCCGATTTTTGTGAGTGAATATGTGGGGGATTATGCGATCCTTCCGGAGGTTGTTGAAGCCTATTTTGCTTCGGATCCGGATGTATGGGATTGTTTTGAAGCGTTTGAAAGTACGTTGGCGAATTGGGGGTATGATCTTCCCTCTGTGTATCAGGATTTTATGGTGTGGAATTATATGCCGAACAGTTATTATTCGGACGGGTATTATTATCCGTGGCTCTCGGCTCACGCGTCGTACACCGTGGATGAATATCCTCTTTATTCCGCGTCGGTGGACAGTTGGGATTTGCCCGCTCTTTACGGGGCAAATTATTTGATGTTTGAAGTGGATTCAAGCATGGTTGGGAGTGATTTTTCCATTACATTTGATAAGCCGGTGGGAGTGAATTGGGGCGTGGTGATGCTTCCCGAATCGGCGGATTATTATTTGACTGAAGAGATGTATTACACGTCGCTTCCCGCGGAAGAGGATTTGGGCACGGTGGTGATGCCCCTTCATGAAGGGGATGTACAAATGACGGTCATGCTTTTTCCTTATTTTGAAACTCCGTGGACGATTGAAACCGAAGATGAGGCGTTCAGTATCGGGTATGAATATTATTATTCGGTGAATATCGGAGATTATTTAACCGAGGATGTTCCGGAAACATGGGGAGAAGAGGATTCGTGGATGGGTGAAGACCCTGTTGAGCCTACCGATGGAGAGGGAGATAAAACCGGAGACGAACCGGGTGAAAATTTACCCGAAGAAGTGACCGGCGAGACGGAGATGGATGCGCTAACGGTTTCGGAGCTTGCCATTACTTCACAAGGAGACAGTTCCGTGTCGTTGAGTTGGACGCGGGTGATGGATGACCGTGTGTCCGGGTATTACATCAATTATGGAACCGAAAGTGGAGTGTATGATTATTGGCAATTTGTAAGCGGAGGTTATATCACTCATTATACAATGGAGGATCTTTTGTCGGGCGTTACGTATTATTTTACGGTGACCGCTTATACCGAGGATTTGGGTGAAAGTGAGCCCAGCAATGAAGTGAGCGCCACCTTTGAAAAATTGCATTATTCGGATGTGGTGGAATCACATCCCAATTATTATGCGCTTAAATTTTTGACGTATGAGGGAGTGCTTGAGGGATATCCGGACGGGACTTTCCGACCGAATGCGGAAATCAATCGTGCGGAGTTGTTAAAAGTGTTGGTGTACAGTTGGTACGATGGAATGCCTGATAAGACTTTGTATAAAAATTGTTTTAATGATGTGGCGAGTGAGTGGTTTGCGCCGTACGTGTGTTATGCCAAGGAGTTGGGTTGGGTGGAAGGGTATGCGGATGGAGGATTTCATCCGGATTCGACAGTGACCAAGGGTGAGGCTTTAAAAATGATCATGAAATATTGGGAAGTGGAATTGCCCGCTGTCGCGGATGTTTCCGGTTTGCCCTATGATGATGTGTACGCCGCGATTTGGTATGCACCGT